In a single window of the Zea mays cultivar B73 chromosome 5, Zm-B73-REFERENCE-NAM-5.0, whole genome shotgun sequence genome:
- the LOC100285125 gene encoding NOL1R, whose product MPPAPPPQQPKNRSRVPTPTGENRRPQRRMESRNASERAAFFARREAAAVLRRVLRGDATRRAAGSIKSLVYSPTVRNKRATFALVCQTLKYLPILKEVLASSEILSSKWKKQEELVYVTTYDILFGQGIAVSGSVEQLIMLQKDSLRTTLDKVCARKRVRCVEDLLSNKSAVKPKPRFLRVNTLKVTTESVIEELNKMHMVDKDEMVPDMLVLPPGTDLHNHPLVTDGKVFLQGRASCMVAVALCPKPGWKVIDACAAPGNKTVHLAALMNGEGSIIACELNKERAKTLQHTVRRSGANNIRIVNGDFLEVDRNDPSYAEVHAILLDPSCSGSGISTERLDYLLPSHSRDSQDDAGTSSRVMKLSAFQKKALSHALSFPSVERVVYSTCSIHQAENEDVINSVLPLATSLGFELATPFPQWHRRGLPVFQGSEHLLRTDPEDGLEGFFIALFVRKAGPTSEEPSEDATVEVRTKQVRGRRNGVRAFSSLRLSRMILW is encoded by the exons ATGCCGCCGGCGCCGCCACCGCAACAACCTAAGAATCGCAGCCGTGTTCCCACGCCGACCGGAGAGAACCGTCGGCCTCAGCGTCGGATGGAGAGCCGGAACGCGTCGGAGCGGGCCGCGTTCTTCGCGCGGCGAGAGGCAGCGGCGGTGCTCCGGCGCGTGCTTCGCGGGGACGCCACCAGGCGCGCCGCCGGCTCCATAAAATCCCTTGTATACTCCCCAACCGTCCGCAACAAGCGCGCCACCTTCGCTCTCGTCTGCCAGACCCTCAAGT ACCTACCAATTCTTAAAGAGGTTTTAGCATCGAGTGAAATACTGAGCAGCAAATGGAAG AAACAAGAGGAATTGGTTTATGTGACTACCTATGACATTCTCTTTGGTCAG GGAATTGCGGTTTCTGGGTCAGTCGAGCAATTAATTATGCTACAAAAGGATTCTCTTAGGACTACTCTTGATAAAGTTTGTGCGAGAAAGAGAGTCCGCTGCGTTGAAGACCTATTGAGCAATAAATCAGCCG TCAAACCAAAGCCCCGATTTCTTCGTGTTAACACACTCAAGGTCACTACAGAGTCTgtcattgaagaattgaacaaaaTGCACATG GTTGACAAAGATGAAATGGTTCCAGATATGTTGGTACTCCCACCTGGAACTGATTTGCATAACCATCCGTTGGTTACAGATGGGAAAGTGTTTTTACAG GGGAGAGCTAGTTGTATGGTAGCAGTTGCATTGTGCCCTAAGCCAGGCTGGAAG GTTATTGATGCATGTGCGGCTCCAGGGAACAAAACAGTCCACCTTGCTGCACTCATGAATGGAGAGGGGAGTATTATAGCTTGTGAACTTAACAAAGAGAGGGCCAAGACATTGCAACATACTGTCAGAAGATCTGGAGCAAACA ATATTCGAATAGTTAATGGCGACTTTCTGGAAGTAGATAGAAATGATCCATCATATGCTGAG GTCCATGCTATTCTATTGGACCCCTCGTGCTCTGGTTCTGGAATATCTACAGAGAGACTTGATTATTTGCTTCCCTCACATTCTAGAG ATAGTCAGGATGATGCGGGTACAAGCTCAAGGGTCATGAAACTCTCCGCTTTTCAGAAGAAAGCTCTCTCCCATGCTCTATCAT TTCCGTCAGTGGAGAGGGTGGTCTACAGTACTTGCTCAATCCACCAGGCAGAGAACGAGGATGTCATAAACTCTGTCTTGCCCTTAGCTACATCCCTCGGATTTGAGCTCGCTACACCGTTCCCTCAGTGGCACCGCCGTGGCCTTCCAGTTTTCCAAGGAT CTGAACATTTGCTTCGGACGGATCCTGAAGATGGCCTGGAGGGCTTCTTCATTGCATTGTTTGTCAGGAAAGCAGGCCCTACTTCAGAAGAGCCTAGCGAAGATGCCACGGTAGAAGTAAGAACCAAACAAGTGCGCGGGAGGCGAAATGGGGTCAGGGCGTTCAGCTCCTTGAGGCTGTCCAGGATGATCCTCTGGTGA